A section of the Pseudanabaena mucicola str. Chao 1806 genome encodes:
- a CDS encoding cupin domain-containing protein, whose product MSIIDPEQIPNLKGSNYPDAFKSIVAGREKKRLSEVTGIKNFGVNLTTLPPKTQSALRHWHTKQDEFIYILSGEITLITDEAESILKVGQAAGFPAGKENGHCLYNHTDQIATYLEIGDRTPNDAVNYPDDDLIAIATEQGWQFTHKDGTPYSS is encoded by the coding sequence ATGAGCATCATCGATCCTGAACAAATCCCCAACCTTAAAGGTTCTAATTATCCAGATGCTTTTAAGTCAATAGTCGCTGGACGTGAGAAAAAACGTCTCAGTGAGGTAACAGGAATCAAAAACTTTGGCGTGAATTTAACTACACTACCACCAAAAACTCAATCTGCTCTTCGTCATTGGCATACTAAACAAGATGAATTTATTTATATCTTATCGGGAGAAATAACTCTAATTACCGATGAAGCAGAATCTATTTTAAAAGTTGGTCAAGCAGCAGGATTCCCTGCAGGCAAGGAAAACGGGCATTGTCTCTATAACCATACTGATCAAATTGCAACCTATCTTGAAATTGGCGATCGCACTCCCAATGATGCAGTGAACTATCCCGATGACGATCTTATTGCCATAGCGACCGAACAAGGCTGGCAATTTACCCATAAAGATGGAACTCCCTATTCTTCTTAG
- a CDS encoding carotenoid oxygenase family protein gives MTITIYKQTTQASWAKAIAKPAIEFPLTQLSIVSGKIPANLKGSLYRNGPARLERGEMQVGHWFDGDGAILAVHFAEGQVRATYRYVQTEGYLAEEKANKLIYGNYGMTPKGLWWNRFGKSSKNVANTSVIALPDKLLALWEGGLPHALDLETLETYGLENLEGLDHQRSYSAHPKRDSETDEIFNFGVSYGKNATLNLYRSDRHGKLIKKNQATLQGLPMIHDFVLAGDYLIFCIPPLRMNPFPVLLNLQSYSDSLAWKPQEGTEILVFDRHNLELVSRNIAEPWFQWHFGNGYSDHNGNLVFDLIRYPDFATNQFLKEVATGKIKTPAKGTLWQMRLNPQTGEFLETSQVLDRGSEFPIVAPAQVGKNSRYTYLSIHHSEDEQTELFDAIARYDYQTNTLTEADLGANRYPMEPLFAPDPTNPDKGYIITVVFDGDRECSEVWIFDSDRLDDEPICRIALPSIVPMGFHGTWRS, from the coding sequence ATGACTATAACTATTTACAAACAAACAACACAAGCATCTTGGGCAAAAGCGATCGCTAAGCCAGCGATAGAATTCCCTCTCACTCAACTCTCAATTGTTTCTGGCAAAATCCCTGCCAATCTTAAAGGTTCTCTCTATCGTAATGGACCTGCCCGACTAGAACGTGGCGAAATGCAAGTGGGACATTGGTTTGATGGTGATGGCGCAATTCTGGCCGTACATTTTGCTGAAGGTCAAGTCCGTGCCACCTATCGTTATGTACAAACAGAAGGATATCTCGCAGAAGAAAAAGCGAATAAACTGATTTATGGCAACTATGGCATGACTCCTAAAGGCTTATGGTGGAATCGTTTTGGAAAATCGTCAAAGAATGTGGCTAATACTTCTGTGATCGCTTTACCTGACAAGCTCCTTGCCTTATGGGAGGGTGGACTGCCCCATGCCCTTGATTTGGAAACTCTAGAAACCTATGGCTTAGAGAATCTGGAAGGACTAGATCATCAACGTTCCTATTCAGCACATCCTAAGCGTGATTCTGAGACTGACGAGATCTTTAACTTTGGCGTTTCCTATGGCAAGAACGCAACTTTAAATTTGTATCGCAGCGATCGCCATGGCAAGCTAATCAAAAAAAATCAAGCGACTTTACAAGGTCTACCAATGATTCATGATTTTGTACTAGCTGGTGATTATCTAATTTTCTGTATACCACCATTGCGGATGAATCCCTTTCCAGTATTACTCAATCTCCAAAGTTATAGCGATTCTCTAGCATGGAAGCCTCAAGAGGGTACAGAAATCTTGGTATTTGATCGCCATAATCTCGAACTAGTTAGCCGTAATATTGCTGAGCCTTGGTTTCAGTGGCATTTTGGTAATGGCTATAGTGATCACAATGGCAATCTCGTATTTGATCTCATCCGTTATCCAGACTTTGCTACCAATCAATTCTTAAAGGAGGTTGCCACAGGTAAAATCAAGACTCCAGCTAAGGGAACTCTTTGGCAAATGCGCCTCAATCCCCAAACGGGTGAATTTCTCGAAACTTCACAGGTACTAGATCGCGGTTCTGAATTCCCCATTGTTGCCCCTGCCCAAGTTGGTAAAAATTCTCGCTATACTTATCTATCTATCCACCATTCTGAAGATGAACAAACAGAATTATTTGATGCGATCGCCCGTTATGATTACCAAACCAATACTTTAACTGAAGCTGATCTAGGTGCAAATCGCTATCCAATGGAGCCATTATTTGCCCCTGATCCCACCAATCCTGACAAAGGTTATATTATTACCGTCGTCTTTGATGGCGATCGCGAATGCTCCGAAGTATGGATCTTTGATAGCGATCGATTAGATGATGAGCCTATTTGTCGCATTGCCCTACCAAGCATTGTACCAATGGGATTTCACGGCACTTGGCGATCGTAA
- a CDS encoding helix-turn-helix domain-containing protein translates to MPPRLQVKTEDCSPLGLYVLQYLEEQDISMNHLAELAGVPQPRLRGACFKGTCPTPETLRKLAKIMGKHHLELYTLAYQGRIEQVPEDVDDNLLDILIRQMLETARELNLAMPKIQPSKAKIRKALIELGFREKREEIS, encoded by the coding sequence ATGCCACCAAGGTTACAGGTTAAAACCGAAGATTGCTCACCCCTAGGACTATATGTTCTTCAATATTTAGAAGAACAAGACATTAGTATGAACCATCTGGCAGAATTGGCTGGTGTGCCCCAACCAAGGCTTCGTGGTGCTTGTTTTAAAGGAACATGCCCCACACCTGAAACCTTACGAAAGTTGGCAAAAATTATGGGGAAACATCATTTAGAGCTGTATACCCTGGCATATCAGGGTAGGATTGAACAGGTTCCCGAAGATGTCGATGATAATTTGTTGGATATATTAATTAGGCAAATGCTAGAAACTGCCCGCGAGTTAAATTTAGCAATGCCCAAAATTCAACCATCCAAAGCAAAAATTCGTAAGGCTTTAATAGAATTGGGCTTTAGGGAAAAGCGCGAAGAGATATCTTAA
- a CDS encoding HEAT repeat domain-containing protein, producing MSLSQLIQAVEEADSSNRLLEAVQNLANARLEGAIPTLIEALSYNNPGAAVAAVDGLILLGDPAVPALLELLDMHNYTARSWAIRALAGIGDPRGLATLLGVATADFAFSVRRAAVKGLGLMKWHWFPDELREIAQEEALEALLFVAHQDDEWVVRYAAVVGLQALAITIADNYPHWLSEIQSQLEQMANKESTLAVRARVWLALKNIQQNTTLEAHTSIQLEQSEAQKSPLTPDDWQDILKKLYEIKRQERAENLEEGDPRRFQKLAASLGKDQP from the coding sequence ATGTCTCTTTCCCAACTCATTCAAGCCGTAGAAGAAGCAGATTCTTCTAATCGACTACTTGAAGCAGTCCAAAATCTTGCAAATGCTCGGTTAGAAGGAGCGATTCCAACCTTGATTGAAGCTCTGAGTTACAATAACCCTGGAGCTGCCGTTGCTGCTGTGGATGGACTGATTTTGCTAGGCGATCCAGCAGTTCCTGCGTTATTGGAACTTCTAGATATGCATAACTACACAGCGCGGTCGTGGGCAATTCGAGCTTTAGCAGGGATTGGTGATCCGCGAGGATTGGCAACTTTGCTGGGTGTAGCGACTGCGGATTTTGCTTTTAGTGTGCGCCGTGCGGCAGTTAAGGGTTTAGGTTTAATGAAGTGGCATTGGTTTCCTGATGAACTTCGTGAAATTGCTCAAGAGGAAGCGTTGGAAGCATTACTATTTGTCGCGCATCAGGATGATGAATGGGTAGTACGTTACGCGGCGGTTGTGGGTTTACAGGCTTTGGCAATAACGATCGCTGATAACTATCCGCATTGGCTATCGGAGATTCAATCGCAACTTGAGCAAATGGCGAATAAGGAATCAACATTGGCAGTACGTGCTCGTGTATGGCTTGCCTTAAAAAATATTCAGCAAAATACGACACTAGAGGCGCATACATCTATCCAGCTAGAACAATCTGAAGCTCAAAAATCTCCTTTAACTCCCGATGATTGGCAGGATATTCTCAAAAAACTCTATGAAATTAAGCGTCAAGAGAGAGCGGAGAACTTGGAAGAGGGAGATCCCCGTCGGTTTCAGAAACTAGCGGCATCACTCGGAAAAGATCAACCTTAA